The stretch of DNA GTAGGTCTCCTCGAAGGCCGGCTCGTCGTCGACGCCCGCGAGGACGTCGAACCCGGCCGACTGGAAGCCGTGGCTGAGCCCACCCCCGCCACAGAACAGGTCGACGACCGACGGTCCCTCGCCCATCGCTACTCGTCGTGGACCTGGCCCGCGTGGATGTTCCGGCCCCGTTTCGTCTCGAACTCCTCGCCGCACTCCTCGCAGACGAACCGTTCGTCGGACTCGTCGCCGGCCGAGAACGGGAACTCGGAGACGACCTCGTCGGAGGGATCGCGGGTCATGGTGAGCACTCCCGTCGGGAGGTACATACGGTTTCGGATGCGTCCGACGCCCGGGGGCGACGGCTCGTGGCCCGCCCCGTCACTCGTCCCGCCGTGCCGGCGGCGTCTTCGAGACGACCCGCCCCCACAGGTCGCGGTTGTCGGCGACGCGCCGGTAGGCCCGTTCTCGGACCCGCTCGTAGTCCTCGAAGGACCGCAGGAACTCGACGAGCGGGCGGGCCAGCTCGCCGGGCTCGGTCCGCAGCACGGCCTCCTCGATCGACGCCCCACAGGAGTACACCCGGTCGTCGGTCACGACGTGTGAACACGACTCGTAGTCGTCGGGCAGCCGTTCGCGCAGGTCCGGCCGGTCGCGCAGTTCAGAGAAGCCGACGACGGGGAGGGCGGCCCGCCGGGCGAGGAAGTCGGCCCACCACGTACAGAACCCGCAGTCGTCGTCGTAGACGAGCGTCGCGTCGCGCATACCGGCCGGAGGGGCGCGAGGCACAAA from Haloarcula litorea encodes:
- a CDS encoding DUF393 domain-containing protein, with the translated sequence MRDATLVYDDDCGFCTWWADFLARRAALPVVGFSELRDRPDLRERLPDDYESCSHVVTDDRVYSCGASIEEAVLRTEPGELARPLVEFLRSFEDYERVRERAYRRVADNRDLWGRVVSKTPPARRDE